The proteins below are encoded in one region of Nitrospira sp.:
- the rfbF gene encoding glucose-1-phosphate cytidylyltransferase, with amino-acid sequence MKAVILAGGLGTRLSEETHLRPKPMVEIGGKPILWHIMKIYAAHGVKEFIVALGYKGEMIKDYFLNFYAFNKDITVDLDSGKTTIHDGKQHEDWKVHLVDTGLHTQTGGRLKRLKKWLDPDETFCFTYGDGVADIDLQALVKFHESHGKLASVTAVRTPARFGRMIFDDDRIRDQIMEFKEKPHVGEGWINGGFYVMNRRVIDYVEGDATSWEREPLERLTREGQLMGYRHDHFWSCMDTLREKNYLEELWQSAKAPWKLW; translated from the coding sequence ATGAAGGCAGTAATCCTGGCAGGAGGGCTTGGCACAAGGCTATCCGAGGAGACACATCTGCGCCCCAAACCCATGGTCGAGATCGGTGGAAAACCGATTCTCTGGCACATCATGAAAATATATGCGGCGCATGGCGTAAAGGAATTTATCGTGGCGCTCGGCTACAAAGGGGAGATGATCAAGGACTATTTTCTTAACTTTTATGCTTTCAACAAGGACATCACAGTCGACCTCGATAGCGGCAAGACCACGATCCACGACGGTAAACAGCATGAGGATTGGAAGGTTCATCTCGTCGATACGGGATTGCACACTCAGACAGGTGGACGATTGAAGCGGCTCAAGAAGTGGCTCGATCCGGATGAAACCTTCTGTTTTACCTATGGCGATGGGGTTGCGGATATCGATCTGCAGGCACTGGTTAAGTTTCATGAGTCTCATGGAAAGTTGGCCAGCGTCACGGCGGTGCGCACCCCAGCCCGCTTCGGTCGGATGATTTTCGACGACGATCGTATTCGTGATCAGATCATGGAGTTCAAGGAGAAGCCTCACGTTGGTGAGGGGTGGATCAATGGGGGCTTCTACGTGATGAACCGGCGTGTCATTGATTATGTGGAAGGGGATGCAACGAGTTGGGAACGAGAGCCGCTTGAGAGGCTCACCCGAGAAGGCCAGCTCATGGGCTACCGCCATGATCATTTCTGGTCCTGCATGGACACGCTACGCGAGAAGAACTATTTGGAAGAGCTGTGGCAATCGGCGAAGGCTCCTTGGAAGTTGTGGTAA
- a CDS encoding nucleotidyltransferase, with protein MPVGVGTLDGYEEARPKVVSQYLLDQFRVAEIRKVFVVLRQGKWDIAGYWGDGSRLGMHLAYVVVDDTKGPPDTLDRAHAFVDDHVVAFGFPDILLQPQNVFTDMLARLAAGDADVVLGLYPAHDTKAMDMIDVDRTGRVRNLQLKPKRTSLRWAWICAVWMPTFTSFLHRFLGDIRKGRGGNVLGNRRIDPQGDVPVGAVIQAAIRQRLQVEAVRFRGGRYLDVGTPMAWAQASRFVR; from the coding sequence TTGCCCGTTGGTGTGGGTACCCTGGACGGGTATGAGGAAGCGCGCCCGAAGGTCGTCAGCCAATATCTGCTCGATCAGTTCAGGGTCGCAGAGATTCGAAAAGTCTTCGTCGTGCTCCGTCAAGGTAAATGGGACATCGCCGGATACTGGGGTGATGGGAGCCGGCTTGGGATGCATCTCGCGTATGTGGTGGTCGACGACACCAAGGGACCACCGGACACGCTCGATCGAGCCCATGCCTTTGTCGACGACCATGTCGTGGCGTTCGGCTTCCCCGACATTCTCTTACAACCGCAGAACGTCTTTACGGATATGCTGGCGAGGCTGGCCGCAGGAGACGCCGATGTGGTGCTGGGGCTGTATCCCGCACACGATACCAAAGCCATGGACATGATTGACGTGGATCGCACAGGACGTGTACGGAATCTGCAACTCAAACCGAAGCGAACGAGTCTGCGATGGGCCTGGATTTGTGCCGTCTGGATGCCGACGTTCACCTCGTTTCTTCACCGATTTCTTGGGGACATTCGAAAAGGACGTGGGGGCAACGTGCTGGGAAACCGACGGATTGACCCGCAGGGCGATGTGCCGGTGGGCGCCGTCATACAAGCAGCGATTCGACAACGATTACAAGTAGAGGCTGTCCGTTTTCGTGGCGGTCGATATTTGGATGTGGGCACGCCCATGGCTTGGGCGCAGGCGTCAAGATTCGTCCGTTGA
- a CDS encoding dTDP-4-dehydrorhamnose 3,5-epimerase, with protein MIFRETPLRGAFVIDVEIRSDERGFFGRTYCEQEFAAHGLAVRWVQCNLSGNVHAGTLRGMHYQVFPHAEAKLVRCSAGRLYDVIIDLRAGSPSYLQHFGIELSARNHTMLYIPEGLAHGFQVLEDHTEMFYQMSAFYNPESARGVRWDDPLFGIRWPIETRIISDRDQAYPDFQPA; from the coding sequence GTGATCTTTCGCGAGACCCCGCTGCGGGGTGCGTTCGTGATCGATGTGGAGATTCGCTCTGATGAGCGAGGATTTTTTGGGCGCACCTATTGTGAGCAAGAGTTCGCTGCACATGGTCTGGCTGTACGGTGGGTACAGTGCAATCTGTCAGGGAATGTGCATGCAGGCACTCTCCGGGGGATGCATTACCAAGTCTTTCCGCATGCAGAGGCCAAGCTCGTACGGTGTTCGGCCGGGCGACTCTACGACGTCATAATCGACCTCAGAGCGGGCTCTCCTTCGTATCTACAGCATTTCGGCATCGAGTTGTCCGCTCGCAATCATACCATGCTATACATTCCCGAAGGGTTGGCGCACGGATTTCAAGTATTGGAGGACCATACCGAAATGTTTTATCAGATGTCCGCATTCTATAATCCAGAAAGTGCACGAGGTGTGCGCTGGGACGATCCTCTTTTTGGAATTCGCTGGCCGATTGAGACGCGCATTATCTCTGATCGCGATCAGGCATATCCCGACTTCCAACCTGCCTAG
- a CDS encoding NAD-dependent epimerase → MRILITGNMGYVGPVVVRRLRSCHPDAELLGFDMGYFAHCLTGSQRFPESLADVQYFGDVRHVPDHILRGVDAVIHLCAISNDPMGALFEEITLDINYRASLELARKAKQLGVRKFVFASSCSVYGFAEGGPRKEEDALNPLTAYARSKVQTERELASLASDAFTVTCLRFSTACGMSDRLRLDLVLNDFVAGALVSKQINILSDGTPWRPLIHVKDMARAIDWAIQRDHRDGGACLTVNVGSDVWNYQVRDLAEAVAKQVQGVQVSINKDGQPDKRSYRVSFDVFTKLAQGFLPEMDLHAAVADLRDGLIAMKFQDPDFRTGEFMRLVTLRRLREGGHLTDQLRWMTTSGMPQRA, encoded by the coding sequence ATGAGAATACTTATCACGGGTAACATGGGATACGTTGGTCCTGTGGTCGTACGCCGTCTGCGGTCGTGTCACCCTGACGCTGAACTACTCGGATTTGACATGGGATACTTCGCCCACTGTCTTACCGGCTCACAGCGGTTTCCGGAAAGTTTGGCTGATGTGCAGTACTTCGGCGACGTACGACATGTCCCGGACCATATCCTCCGCGGAGTCGACGCCGTCATTCACCTGTGTGCGATTTCGAATGATCCCATGGGAGCGCTGTTCGAGGAGATCACGCTGGACATCAACTACCGGGCCAGTCTGGAACTCGCGCGCAAGGCCAAGCAACTTGGGGTCAGAAAGTTCGTATTTGCCTCAAGTTGCAGCGTGTATGGATTTGCTGAGGGTGGCCCTCGCAAGGAAGAAGATGCGCTCAACCCGCTGACTGCCTACGCAAGGTCAAAGGTCCAGACCGAACGTGAACTGGCGAGCTTGGCCTCAGATGCGTTTACCGTGACCTGTCTTCGGTTTTCGACTGCCTGCGGGATGAGTGATAGGCTCCGGCTGGACCTTGTGCTCAACGACTTTGTGGCTGGAGCATTGGTGTCCAAGCAGATCAACATTCTCAGTGACGGGACACCCTGGCGCCCACTGATTCACGTCAAAGATATGGCCAGAGCCATCGACTGGGCGATTCAACGAGATCACCGGGACGGCGGTGCCTGTTTGACGGTCAACGTTGGCAGTGACGTGTGGAACTACCAAGTCAGGGATCTGGCTGAAGCAGTAGCCAAACAGGTCCAGGGTGTTCAGGTGTCGATCAATAAGGATGGGCAGCCTGACAAGCGTTCGTACCGTGTCAGTTTCGATGTGTTTACAAAGTTGGCGCAAGGATTCTTGCCCGAGATGGATCTCCATGCTGCGGTGGCAGACCTGCGAGACGGATTGATTGCCATGAAGTTTCAAGACCCGGACTTTAGAACCGGCGAGTTCATGCGACTTGTCACCTTGAGGCGCCTACGCGAAGGCGGACATCTGACCGATCAGCTGAGGTGGATGACCACTTCAGGGATGCCCCAACGAGCGTAA
- a CDS encoding methyltransferase — protein MTRSQCRSCSAGLEHTFVDLGMSPLANSYIKPEQRNRMEPFYPLHVFVCHECLLVQLEQFSTPHDIFSDYAYFSSFSDSWLAHARAYVEMIVDRLRLNQRSKVIEIASNDGYLLRNFVERGVPVLGIEPAANVAEVARQKGINTRVAFFGEKTAVDLRAEGWQPDLIVGNNVLAHVPDLNDFIRGLKVLLGAGGVVTMEFPHLLQLMELNQFDTIYHEHFSYFSFLAVEKVFARHGLRLFDVEELPTHGGSLRIYACHEDDREKQQGARATLLKTKEESAGFGALSHYLSFGPRVESTKRKVLSFLIEAKETGKHVVGYGAPAKGNTLLNYCGVRTDLMDYTVDRSPYKQGHFLPGVHVPIFAPERIRETRPDYVLILPWNIRDEVMQQMAFIREWGGRFAVPIPEVTVYS, from the coding sequence ATGACCAGATCACAGTGTCGTTCCTGTAGCGCCGGGTTGGAGCATACATTTGTCGATCTTGGCATGTCGCCGCTGGCCAATTCCTATATAAAGCCCGAACAGCGAAACCGGATGGAGCCGTTCTACCCGCTCCATGTCTTCGTGTGTCATGAGTGCCTGTTGGTGCAACTGGAGCAGTTTTCGACGCCTCACGACATTTTTTCCGACTATGCGTATTTTTCCTCCTTCTCGGACTCCTGGCTCGCGCATGCTCGCGCCTACGTGGAGATGATTGTCGACCGCCTACGTCTCAATCAGCGATCGAAAGTAATCGAAATTGCCAGTAATGACGGGTATTTGCTCAGAAACTTCGTGGAGCGTGGGGTGCCTGTATTGGGAATCGAGCCGGCCGCCAATGTAGCGGAGGTGGCCAGGCAAAAGGGTATCAACACCCGTGTAGCGTTTTTTGGCGAGAAAACAGCCGTGGATCTCAGGGCGGAGGGGTGGCAGCCCGACTTGATAGTGGGGAACAACGTGCTGGCTCACGTCCCGGATTTGAACGATTTCATCCGAGGGCTCAAAGTCTTATTGGGCGCAGGCGGTGTCGTCACGATGGAATTCCCGCATCTGTTGCAGCTCATGGAGTTGAATCAGTTTGATACGATTTATCACGAACACTTCTCGTATTTCTCGTTCTTGGCCGTGGAAAAAGTCTTTGCGCGGCACGGGCTGCGCCTGTTTGACGTTGAGGAATTACCGACGCACGGAGGCTCCTTGCGGATCTATGCCTGTCATGAGGACGATAGGGAGAAGCAGCAGGGTGCACGCGCGACTCTGCTCAAAACCAAAGAGGAGTCAGCCGGGTTTGGCGCATTGTCGCACTATCTGTCCTTTGGGCCGCGAGTGGAATCAACCAAACGCAAAGTCCTTTCCTTTCTGATTGAGGCCAAAGAAACGGGTAAGCACGTGGTGGGATACGGCGCGCCCGCCAAAGGGAATACGCTGCTGAACTATTGTGGCGTCCGGACGGATCTGATGGACTACACGGTAGATCGGAGTCCATACAAGCAAGGACACTTTTTGCCAGGCGTGCACGTTCCGATCTTTGCTCCGGAACGCATTCGTGAGACGCGTCCTGACTACGTGTTGATTCTTCCCTGGAATATCCGGGATGAGGTCATGCAGCAGATGGCGTTCATTCGCGAATGGGGCGGAAGATTTGCGGTCCCGATTCCTGAGGTGACGGTCTACTCGTGA
- a CDS encoding glycosyl transferase — translation MSKLVTIAVPVYKRLDYVVDALKSIAAQDYPDIELILSDNGENGTKVRELAEQWYPRPYRFRQNPTTVPLPQHYNQLIEAATGEYFAFLDYDDMLSPNYVSDLVRIMEARPDVAVALARVDVVDTSGQFLRSSSAKIPEFMTGPDFIRTWTEYGFESYATVLGRTTYVKEDGGHPNIPGGTHTDDAILIKLCLRGSVAISQRCSFRWRYSPVSFGWSLKCASLAEDTRLYLRFLDEDPAIRRYAAKEPEQWAAIKPHLSRLGWQTYLERWQGMYQAQAPFLRWVQGGFAMPWIPEYYKGVGSTLRWGLHERAVRLAKKIWPVTPKASCTHGTGDDSKPFES, via the coding sequence GTGAGCAAGCTGGTCACAATAGCGGTGCCAGTCTATAAGCGGCTGGACTACGTTGTGGATGCCCTCAAGTCGATCGCCGCGCAGGACTATCCTGATATCGAATTGATTCTGTCGGACAATGGTGAAAATGGGACGAAAGTCAGAGAGCTAGCGGAGCAATGGTACCCCCGTCCGTATCGGTTCCGTCAAAATCCGACGACTGTACCCTTACCACAGCACTACAACCAGCTCATCGAGGCCGCCACGGGTGAATACTTCGCCTTCCTCGATTATGACGACATGCTCAGTCCGAATTACGTCTCCGACCTTGTACGCATCATGGAAGCGAGGCCTGATGTGGCGGTGGCGCTGGCTCGTGTGGACGTGGTCGACACATCGGGACAGTTCTTGCGTTCGTCCTCGGCCAAGATCCCGGAGTTTATGACAGGACCCGACTTCATTCGGACATGGACAGAATATGGGTTTGAAAGTTACGCGACGGTGCTGGGTCGAACCACCTATGTCAAAGAGGATGGCGGCCACCCCAATATTCCCGGGGGAACCCATACCGACGATGCGATCCTCATCAAGCTGTGCCTGAGAGGATCGGTGGCGATCAGTCAACGATGCAGCTTTCGATGGCGGTACAGCCCTGTGAGTTTCGGCTGGTCGTTGAAGTGCGCAAGCCTGGCGGAGGATACGCGCCTGTACCTGAGATTTCTTGACGAGGATCCGGCCATCCGGCGGTATGCTGCGAAGGAGCCGGAGCAATGGGCGGCGATCAAACCTCATCTTTCCCGATTGGGCTGGCAAACCTATTTGGAGCGATGGCAAGGCATGTATCAGGCGCAAGCGCCGTTCTTGCGGTGGGTGCAGGGCGGTTTTGCCATGCCATGGATACCTGAGTACTACAAGGGAGTCGGATCGACCTTACGGTGGGGTCTGCACGAGCGTGCGGTTCGCCTCGCAAAGAAAATCTGGCCCGTGACTCCAAAGGCGAGCTGTACACATGGCACCGGAGACGATTCCAAGCCGTTTGAATCCTGA
- a CDS encoding choline dehydrogenase — MANLEPKKESVDVIVVGCGAGGAVLAKELGEAGIKVVVLEAGPRYEPAQDYATDQPDFVKRATKTFFQPLDPRQDLYTVGGAEGFVFTRAKGVGGSTLAYQAQVPRFHESDFRVRSEDGVGEDWPLTYADLEPYYGRVEHELGVSGPTGREANPFDPPRSAPFPNPPHELSCASRLMQQGAARLGWHWVQIPLAIPTRPWGGRPACIRAGVCGYGCRVRAKSSMDVTYVPKAEATGRVEIRSLCMVRRIRMGTDGKATGVVYFDAEGTERELMARAVVLAGNAVETPRLLLLSASSSFPDGLANSSGTVGKYFMEHLSAAVTGRFSDQVDPWMGPPGGGYMQDFYATNAKQGFARGWQVMINQDWSWPQAVAMNHVGWGGAYKKRIRDLVGHSFELSACGEQLPDERNTVTLSPDVRDHRGIPAPHITSEHRENDRKMISAFTPMLKELFKAAGSVEVLDPENHTPGTSAHYMGGCRMGKDPNRSVVNAWGRAHDVRNLYVADGSVFVTAAGVNPSLTIAALATRTAEGMVRAFKRGEL; from the coding sequence ATGGCGAATCTGGAACCCAAGAAAGAGTCCGTTGACGTGATCGTTGTCGGCTGTGGGGCAGGTGGCGCTGTCTTGGCGAAGGAATTGGGTGAAGCCGGGATAAAAGTCGTGGTGTTGGAGGCAGGCCCCCGTTACGAGCCGGCTCAGGACTACGCGACGGATCAACCGGATTTCGTGAAGCGGGCGACCAAGACGTTTTTTCAACCGCTCGATCCCAGGCAGGACCTCTATACTGTGGGCGGAGCGGAGGGGTTTGTCTTTACACGGGCGAAAGGCGTGGGAGGCTCGACGCTGGCTTATCAAGCTCAGGTCCCGCGTTTCCACGAATCGGATTTCCGCGTCAGGAGCGAAGACGGTGTCGGAGAGGATTGGCCGCTCACCTATGCCGACCTCGAGCCGTATTATGGAAGAGTTGAACACGAGTTGGGAGTAAGCGGACCGACTGGGCGAGAGGCTAATCCATTCGATCCACCACGGAGCGCGCCCTTCCCAAATCCACCGCACGAGCTGAGTTGTGCAAGCCGCCTCATGCAGCAAGGAGCCGCTAGACTGGGGTGGCATTGGGTGCAAATTCCGTTGGCGATTCCCACTCGACCCTGGGGCGGGCGTCCGGCGTGCATCCGTGCGGGCGTGTGCGGATACGGGTGTCGTGTGCGAGCCAAATCCAGCATGGATGTGACGTACGTGCCGAAGGCGGAAGCAACCGGCCGGGTCGAAATCCGCTCACTCTGCATGGTGCGGAGGATCAGGATGGGCACGGACGGGAAGGCGACGGGTGTCGTGTATTTCGATGCCGAGGGAACAGAGCGTGAACTCATGGCGCGGGCGGTGGTGTTGGCAGGCAATGCCGTCGAGACACCGCGACTGTTGCTGTTGAGCGCATCTTCATCGTTTCCCGACGGCCTGGCCAATTCGAGCGGGACCGTCGGCAAGTACTTCATGGAACATCTCTCCGCCGCTGTGACGGGCCGGTTTAGTGATCAAGTCGATCCGTGGATGGGGCCTCCCGGAGGTGGGTATATGCAAGACTTTTATGCGACCAACGCCAAGCAGGGCTTTGCACGCGGATGGCAAGTCATGATCAATCAAGATTGGTCCTGGCCGCAGGCGGTGGCGATGAACCATGTCGGATGGGGGGGCGCGTATAAGAAGAGGATCAGAGATCTCGTGGGGCATAGTTTCGAGTTGTCGGCCTGTGGGGAGCAGTTGCCGGATGAGCGAAACACCGTGACGCTCAGTCCGGATGTGCGGGACCATCGGGGGATTCCCGCTCCACATATTACCAGTGAGCACCGGGAAAACGATCGGAAGATGATTTCCGCATTCACACCGATGTTGAAGGAACTCTTTAAGGCTGCAGGGTCAGTGGAGGTGCTTGATCCTGAAAATCATACTCCAGGCACCTCGGCTCATTATATGGGTGGATGCCGAATGGGTAAGGATCCGAACCGGTCCGTCGTGAATGCGTGGGGGCGGGCGCATGACGTACGAAATCTGTACGTTGCTGATGGCAGTGTCTTCGTCACGGCAGCCGGGGTCAATCCTTCTCTCACAATTGCGGCATTAGCGACCCGGACAGCGGAGGGCATGGTGCGCGCGTTTAAACGGGGCGAGCTATAG
- a CDS encoding aminobutyraldehyde dehydrogenase yields MQPDFLVIGGGVIGLNIARGLRRCFPDAKVHLIEKELDCGLHASGRNSGVLHAGFYYSPDSLKARFTWQGNRALTEYCEAKRIPLNRCGKLVVAKDYHDLDGLDELLRRGRANGIPINDISEKEAREIEPRVKTCERALYSPATSTVDPGLVMRAMKIDAIEEGVQIACGVRYISGKPGHVETTDGRIDVGYVVNAAGLYADRIARGFGFSQEYRILPFKGLYLYSSEPPGSIRTNIYPVPNLKNPFLGVHFTVSANGKAKIGPTAIPGFWREHYGGVTNFNLGELMEVATRGLGLLASANFDFRRLAFEEMTKYSKVRMVTLASQLAKGVRLDHFREWGKPGIRAQLVDIRKRKLEMDFVLQGDRQSMHVLNAVSPAFTCGLPFSQHVCERIKAELN; encoded by the coding sequence GTGCAGCCTGACTTCCTCGTGATTGGCGGTGGGGTCATCGGGTTGAACATCGCTCGCGGTCTACGGCGGTGCTTCCCCGATGCCAAAGTTCATCTCATTGAAAAAGAGTTGGATTGTGGCCTGCACGCGAGCGGCCGCAATAGCGGGGTGTTACATGCGGGATTCTACTATTCACCGGACAGCCTGAAGGCGCGTTTCACGTGGCAAGGGAATCGGGCATTAACGGAATACTGCGAGGCCAAACGCATCCCTCTCAATCGATGCGGTAAGCTGGTGGTTGCGAAGGATTACCACGATCTTGACGGTCTTGACGAGTTGCTCCGGCGAGGACGGGCCAATGGCATTCCAATCAACGACATCTCGGAAAAGGAGGCCCGCGAAATTGAGCCGAGAGTCAAGACGTGCGAGCGAGCACTGTATTCGCCTGCAACGTCGACCGTGGACCCTGGCCTGGTCATGCGGGCCATGAAAATCGATGCCATTGAAGAAGGCGTCCAGATTGCATGTGGTGTCCGGTATATCAGCGGGAAGCCGGGTCATGTCGAAACCACTGATGGGCGAATTGATGTTGGGTATGTCGTGAATGCCGCTGGGCTGTACGCCGACCGCATTGCACGCGGGTTTGGGTTTTCGCAGGAGTACCGAATTCTTCCATTCAAGGGGCTATATCTCTATTCAAGTGAGCCTCCTGGATCCATTCGAACCAATATCTATCCGGTGCCGAACCTCAAGAATCCATTTCTTGGAGTCCATTTCACGGTGTCTGCGAACGGCAAAGCCAAAATCGGTCCGACCGCGATTCCAGGATTCTGGCGTGAACACTATGGGGGAGTGACCAACTTCAATCTTGGGGAATTGATGGAAGTGGCGACGCGCGGACTGGGACTGCTTGCAAGCGCAAATTTCGATTTTCGGCGACTGGCGTTTGAAGAAATGACTAAATATTCAAAGGTTCGGATGGTGACGCTGGCTAGCCAACTGGCAAAGGGCGTACGACTTGACCATTTCCGGGAATGGGGGAAACCCGGCATTCGTGCGCAACTGGTCGACATTCGCAAGCGCAAGCTCGAGATGGACTTTGTGCTTCAAGGGGATCGGCAGTCCATGCACGTGCTCAATGCGGTTTCGCCGGCCTTCACCTGCGGACTACCTTTCTCCCAGCACGTCTGTGAACGGATCAAGGCCGAGTTAAACTGA
- a CDS encoding branched chain amino acid aminotransferase → MAQLQRPALAYMKGSLVAWDEASLHIGCEAVTRGLNVFEGLKGYWQPDGQFKMLMMRRHFERLKRSARLLHIPCEYTFQQYTDAVDQLIAALVSPDRDMWARTTLFVTDGHWGENTVADLVVTAYHQDRKAPAAIPMGVSTWRRSSDVALPARIKTSSNYQVSRLARIEGKRLGHEDMILLNQSGRVAEATASCLLMVREGSVITPPATEGALESITLDIVEAMAQSMGIAFVRRPIDRTELLVADEIGVCGTLHELTLATHIDGFPLSEKSPVLSAIQNRYLEAVRGLNPHPAVELTALPKANRARGRQ, encoded by the coding sequence GTGGCGCAGTTACAACGACCAGCATTGGCCTACATGAAAGGCTCACTTGTGGCATGGGACGAGGCCTCGTTGCACATCGGATGTGAAGCCGTCACGAGAGGATTGAACGTCTTTGAGGGTCTGAAGGGGTACTGGCAACCGGACGGACAATTCAAAATGTTGATGATGCGCCGGCATTTCGAGCGTCTGAAGCGCTCGGCTCGACTGCTGCACATTCCGTGCGAGTATACATTCCAGCAGTACACCGATGCAGTCGATCAGCTTATTGCAGCGCTGGTGAGCCCCGATCGGGACATGTGGGCACGGACGACGTTGTTTGTGACGGACGGACATTGGGGTGAAAATACTGTCGCGGACCTTGTCGTGACCGCCTATCATCAGGATAGGAAGGCTCCGGCGGCGATTCCGATGGGGGTGAGCACGTGGCGACGGAGCAGCGACGTGGCCTTGCCCGCCCGCATCAAGACCAGCAGCAACTATCAGGTTTCCCGTTTGGCACGGATCGAAGGGAAGCGCTTAGGGCATGAGGATATGATTCTCTTGAATCAGTCCGGTCGAGTGGCTGAGGCTACGGCCTCGTGTCTCTTGATGGTGCGCGAAGGGTCGGTCATTACTCCGCCGGCGACCGAGGGCGCGCTGGAGAGTATCACCTTGGACATTGTGGAAGCCATGGCGCAGTCCATGGGCATCGCGTTCGTTCGCCGGCCAATCGATCGGACTGAACTCCTGGTCGCGGACGAAATCGGAGTGTGTGGCACGCTCCATGAACTTACGTTGGCGACACACATAGACGGGTTTCCCCTTTCCGAGAAATCTCCGGTCCTCAGCGCGATTCAAAATCGCTATCTTGAAGCCGTACGCGGGTTGAATCCGCATCCGGCAGTGGAATTGACGGCATTACCGAAAGCAAACAGGGCACGGGGGAGACAGTAA
- a CDS encoding peptidase M28 — MSVDSMQPGFGAALSGMSMYELARSLFPFCRSITGDGVRATLKVLQAECPVVLHEVRSGEPVFDWKVPLEWNISDAYIKNLDGERIVDFRSSNLHVMSYSTPVRGRMTLDELRPHLFTLPDHPDWVPYRTSYYKENWGFCLSHRHLLAMRDAEYDVCIDSRLEKGSLTYGECLLAGQSTEEVLMSCHVCHPSLANDNLSGIAVATALARSLATRRTRYSYRFLFIPGTIGSITWLARNEAEVARIKHGLVLTGVGDRGGVTYKRSRRGRADIDRAMEHVLTHSGEAHRVIDFFPYGYDERQFCSPGFDLPVGCFMRTPHGEYPEYHSSADNLDFIQPESLWRSYELCLAAIEVLEHNRVYRNQNPKCEPQLGRRGLYRAVAGQQEKQSRELTILWVLNLSDGQHSLLDIAERASLPFHDVRMAAEALTACDLLREVPSSV, encoded by the coding sequence ATGAGCGTGGATAGTATGCAGCCAGGCTTCGGTGCGGCGCTGTCGGGCATGTCTATGTACGAGTTGGCGCGCTCACTTTTCCCTTTTTGCCGCAGTATTACCGGAGATGGGGTTCGTGCCACTCTAAAGGTACTTCAGGCTGAATGTCCCGTCGTGTTACACGAAGTGCGGAGTGGGGAGCCGGTGTTCGATTGGAAGGTTCCACTCGAGTGGAACATTAGCGACGCCTATATCAAAAATTTAGACGGTGAGCGCATCGTGGATTTCCGCTCCTCGAACCTGCACGTGATGAGCTACAGCACGCCGGTGCGGGGGAGGATGACGTTGGACGAGCTTCGCCCTCATTTGTTTACCTTGCCGGATCATCCGGATTGGGTGCCGTACAGGACCTCCTATTACAAAGAGAACTGGGGATTTTGTCTGAGCCATCGGCACCTCCTCGCCATGCGAGACGCGGAATACGATGTATGCATCGACTCCCGCTTGGAAAAGGGATCGCTCACCTATGGCGAATGTCTGCTCGCTGGCCAGTCGACCGAAGAGGTGCTGATGTCCTGCCATGTGTGTCACCCTTCCTTGGCAAACGACAATCTGTCCGGTATCGCCGTGGCCACCGCGTTGGCCCGCTCTTTGGCAACGCGTCGGACCCGATATTCATACCGCTTTCTCTTCATCCCTGGCACAATTGGATCGATCACCTGGTTGGCTCGAAACGAGGCCGAGGTGGCTCGCATCAAACATGGTCTTGTGCTGACCGGTGTCGGGGATAGGGGAGGCGTCACCTACAAGCGAAGCCGTCGCGGGAGGGCCGATATCGATCGTGCCATGGAGCACGTATTGACGCATTCGGGAGAGGCTCATAGGGTTATCGATTTCTTCCCATATGGATATGATGAACGCCAGTTTTGTTCGCCCGGATTCGACCTTCCGGTCGGATGCTTCATGCGAACGCCTCACGGCGAATATCCAGAATATCATTCGTCGGCGGACAACTTGGACTTCATTCAGCCGGAATCGCTCTGGCGTTCTTACGAACTGTGTCTTGCCGCCATAGAAGTGCTTGAGCACAATCGAGTCTACCGTAATCAGAACCCGAAGTGCGAACCGCAGTTGGGGCGTCGAGGTTTGTATAGGGCCGTGGCGGGGCAACAGGAAAAGCAGTCACGGGAACTCACGATCCTCTGGGTTTTGAATCTGTCCGACGGGCAGCATTCCCTGTTGGATATCGCGGAACGCGCGTCCCTGCCGTTTCATGACGTGAGGATGGCTGCCGAGGCGTTGACGGCGTGTGATCTGCTTCGTGAGGTACCAAGCTCAGTGTAG